In Streptomyces sp. NBC_00344, the genomic window GCCACCGACCGGGCCACCCGCAGTCCGTACCACCGGCTGGCGGAGGGCGCTGTGCTGATCGTGCACGGACCGCTGCTGCTCGGCCACTGGTTTCCCTTCGATCTGAGCGCGCACATCCGACTGTCTCCGGGCGCCCTGCAGCGCCGCACCGATGACGACGAGCACTGGATGCTGCCGGCCTTCCGACGGTACGAGGACGAGGTGGACCCCGCAGCGAGCGCGGACGTCGTCGTACGGGCGGACCACCCGGACCACCTTGCCTGGAGCGGACTCGGCCGGTAGTCCGGGGAGCGGCCCCACTGCGGCAGCATCAGCGGAGGACAGTCAGAGCGACCTCCCGGCGGCCGCCTGGGTCCCGGCCGTCGGCGGACGCCCGCCCGGAGCCCCGACCGCCTGAGCCCCCGCACGGCAACCCGCCTCCGCAGCGGCCGCGGCATCGCATCCCGCCAGCCGCGCCGCGAGAAAGCCCCCGGTGAACGCGTCCCCAGCGCCCGTCGAGTCCACCGCCGGTGCCTCGACGGGCGGGATCCGGGCGGTCACCGCCCCCGACTCGGCGAGCAGGGCCCCACGTCCGCCCAGCGTCACCGCGGCCAGGGGTGTGTGGAGGCTCAGCTTCGCCGCCGCATCCGCAGGCTCGTGGAGCCCGGTAAGGAGGCGGGCCTCGTCGGCATTGGGCAGCAGCACATCCACACCGTCCGTCATCGCGAGAAAACGGTGCACCCCCAGGTCGGTGAGGAATCCGGCCGAAGCGGGGTCGACGCTCACCGGGATGCCCCGTGCGCGGGCCTCGGCGACAGCGGTGAGGGCGGCCCCGCGGCTCACTTCGGCGAAGAACAGATAGCCGGAGACATGAAGGTGCCCGACACCGTCGAGCAGGTCGTTCGACCAGTCGTCAGCCGACAGCCGCAGAGCCGCACCGCTGTCGGTGAGGAAGGTACGTTCGGCTGCGGCGTCCACCAGGGCGATCACCGTGGCTGTCGGAGTCCGGTCATCGACCACCAGCCGGGCGTGCACTCCCGCGCTCCGCAGACTCTCGCCGTGCCAGGCCGCCGACTCCGCACCTACCCGGGCGAGGAGCCGTACGTCCGGAAGCCCCGCATACGCCGCCCAGCAGGCGACATTGGCTCCCGCTCCGCCCGGCAGCCTACGGATCTCCGCGTCCGTGTCCGTCGAGGGAGCGAGCGGAGCGCGATGACGGGCCACGATGTCGGTGACCACATCACCCACGACCAGCAGCGCCTTGCCCCCGGTCACATGGCCGCCGCGATCCGGGCCGCCAGCTGTACATTTCCGCGCACCGCCGCCAGGTTTGCCTCCAGGGACGCTCCTTCCGTCCGCCGCATCAGATATTCGAGAAGGAACGGCGTGACAGCCTGCCCCGTGATCCCGCGCGCCCGGCTCTCGTCCAGTGCCTCCGTCAGCACCCGGTCGTGCAGGTCCGGGTCCAGCTGCTCCGCTTCCGGAACCGGGTTCGCCACGATCAGTGCGGCCTCCGGACCGCCGAGCGCGTCCTGCGCGCGGATCACCGACACGACCTCGTCCGGCGTGTGCACCGTCCAGTCGACCGGCTCGCCCGAACTGCTGAGATAGAAACCGGGGAAGGTCTCCGTGCCGTACCCCACGACGCCGACGCCCAGTGTCTCCAGACGCTGAAGTGTCGCGGGAACGTCCAGGATCGACTTGACCCCCGCGCACACCACTGCGATCCGAGTCCGGGCCAGCAGCCGCAGATCCGCCGATTCGTCCTGTGTCTCGGTCCAGCCACGGTGTACGCCGCCGAGGCCGCCTGTGGCGAAGATCCTGATGCCGGCCCTGGCGGCCAGCAGCGCTGTCGCGGACACGGTCGTCGCGCCGCTCGCCCCGGCGGCGAATGCCGGAGCGAGATCGCGATGTCCCAGCTTGCGGATCGAGTCGTCGTTCGCGACGCGCTCCAACTCGGCCTTGTCCAGACCGATGCGCGCGCTTCCGCCGAGAACCGCGATGGTTGCCGGGACGGCACCCGAATCGCGTACCAGCGCCTCCAGTTCCCCGGCGACGCGCAGGTTGCGCGGGCGCGGCAGCCCGTGCGCGATGATGGTGGACTCAAGGGCGACCACGGGGCGTCGCCGGGCCAGCGCTTCCCTTACCTCTTCGGACAGCAGCAGAGTGGTATCGGACATGTCCCCATCCCTGGCGCGCCGGACCCCGCGCCAAACGTCGGGGCTCCGCCTCTCGCACCGACTCCAGCCGGTGCCGGGGGCTACACCAGGCGCTTTATCTCCCCGCGCACCCGGTAGAAACCTCCCGCTGAGGAGTGCAGACCCTCCACGACGTAACGGGCGCCGGGCTGTCGTATCGCCCGGGGGAACTGGACGTGCCAGGACGGGTCGTAGCCGTCCGAGACGACCTGGACCCTGAGCCGTCCGCCGGCCTGGACGC contains:
- a CDS encoding carbohydrate kinase family protein, producing MTGGKALLVVGDVVTDIVARHRAPLAPSTDTDAEIRRLPGGAGANVACWAAYAGLPDVRLLARVGAESAAWHGESLRSAGVHARLVVDDRTPTATVIALVDAAAERTFLTDSGAALRLSADDWSNDLLDGVGHLHVSGYLFFAEVSRGAALTAVAEARARGIPVSVDPASAGFLTDLGVHRFLAMTDGVDVLLPNADEARLLTGLHEPADAAAKLSLHTPLAAVTLGGRGALLAESGAVTARIPPVEAPAVDSTGAGDAFTGGFLAARLAGCDAAAAAEAGCRAGAQAVGAPGGRPPTAGTQAAAGRSL
- a CDS encoding pseudouridine-5'-phosphate glycosidase; this encodes MSDTTLLLSEEVREALARRRPVVALESTIIAHGLPRPRNLRVAGELEALVRDSGAVPATIAVLGGSARIGLDKAELERVANDDSIRKLGHRDLAPAFAAGASGATTVSATALLAARAGIRIFATGGLGGVHRGWTETQDESADLRLLARTRIAVVCAGVKSILDVPATLQRLETLGVGVVGYGTETFPGFYLSSSGEPVDWTVHTPDEVVSVIRAQDALGGPEAALIVANPVPEAEQLDPDLHDRVLTEALDESRARGITGQAVTPFLLEYLMRRTEGASLEANLAAVRGNVQLAARIAAAM